One genomic segment of Sminthopsis crassicaudata isolate SCR6 chromosome 2, ASM4859323v1, whole genome shotgun sequence includes these proteins:
- the SLC4A9 gene encoding anion exchange protein 4, translating to MRPPEPELENLGDPEASPLRNSGSSSPIHPDPSEEWRKQRGVESPYLFIQMNELLGSPENLEWRETGRWILFEEKLDLEAKHWSSPHVPTLSLSSIWELRALLTTGLVLLESSVQSLSELTEQVSRLESLNPEGRERLKSVLLQRPQHHIQPMCWSAVRRLGTTLCRGGHPTETLSSAVEPHLKDQLQSPLWQKLPPGTEAAAVLVGELDFLTQRLGVFVHFVEPVVLGTLTEVPLPIRFVCIILGPPAPGKGYHEMGRAAAVLLSDPLFRWSACQASSPQDLFSAMDAFLEEVVVLPPGGVDLTERIPPPKCLSKMHKRLPSQLQESKDSCNGNISYKRDRYGCEQEPQPASKELQRTGRLFGGLVQDIRRKAPWYLSDFLDALDAQSLSAILYIYLATIANAITFGGLLGDATDNTQGVLESFLGTAVAGSIFCLFAGQPLTILSSTGPVLVFERILFAFSRDHGLDYLPFRMWVGIWVAIFCLVLVATEASVLVRYFTRFTEEGFCALISLIFIYDAIGKMLSLAEVYPIYRPSLSGDPGSSPHGCLCYFRDIKGNISLWKGESPETKDAALGMDLSLANVSLLSPPECALQGGESRGFGCHFVPDIAFFSLILFFATFLCATILKHFKSSHFFPSRVRKVISDFSMVLAILLGCGLDASLGLSTPKLIVPNEFKPTHPDRKWLVPLFGANPWWLCLATALPALLLSILVFMDQQITAVILNRKEYQLQKGAGFHLDLFWVAMLMLLTSAFGLPWYVSTTVISLAHMDSLRRESATCAPGELPRFLGIREQRLTGLVVFILTGASIFLAPGLKFIPMPVLYGTFFYMGIAALSSTQFSERMKLLLMPAKHQPDLLFLRHVRLSRIHLFTTVQLVCLGLLWAVKSTAAAIVFPLMLLGLVGIRKALEWVFSPQELSWLDDPVPEENAKKVQQEKPELMHQLRTPEINISVN from the exons ATGAGGCCACCAGAACCGGAGCTTGAAAACCTTGGGGATCCTGAGGCTTCCCCACTGAGGAACTCAGGCAGCTCTAGCCCTATCCATCCAGACCCCTCAGAAGAATGGAGGAAGCAAAGAGGGGTGGAGAGTCCCTATCTCTTCATTCAAATGAATGAGCTCCTGGGAAGCCCTGAAAACCTGGAATGGAGGGAAACAGGCAG ATGGATACTGTTTGAAGAAAAGCTCGACCTAGAGGCCAAGCACTGGAGCAGCCCCCATGTACCCACCTTGTCCCTGTCAAGCATCTGGGAGCTTCGAGCCTTGTTGACCACAGGGCTAGTATTGTTAGAATCTTCTGTACAAAGTCTCTCTGAGCTTACAG AACAGGTAAGCAGGCTGGAATCATTGAAcccagaagggagagagaggctGAAATCAGTCCTGCTCCAGAGACCTCAGCATCATATCCAGCCCATGTGTTGGTCAGCTGTCAGGAGACTTGGTACAACACTCTGCAGGG GTGGACATCCTACCGAGACTCTTTCTTCTGCTGTGGAGCCACACCTAAAGGACCAG CTACAGAGCCCTCTGTGGCAGAAGCTGCCCCCTGGGACTGAGGCTGCGGCTGTGCTGGTTGGAGAGCTGGACTTCCTGACCCAGAGATTGGGAGTCTTTGTGCATTTTGTGGAGCCAGTGGTGCTGGGAACATTGACAGAAGTGCCCCTACCCATCAG ATTTGTCTGCATAATCCTTGGTCCCCCAGCCCCAGGTAAAGGATATCATGAGATGGGCAGAGCTGCAGCTGTACTCTTGAGTGATCCG CTGTTTCGTTGGTCAGCCTGCCAGGCTAGCAGTCCTCAGGACCTCTTCTCTGCAATGGATGCCTTCCTTGAAGAAGTAGTGGTGCTGCCCCCTGGCGGAGTGGACCTCACAGAACGGATCCCTCCACCAAAATGTCTGTCTAAAATGCACAAGCG GCTTCCTTCACAGCTTCAGGAGTCCAAGGACTCTTGCAATGGAAATATTAGCTACAAGAGGGATAGGTATGGCTGTGAACAAGAGCCCCAGCCTGCTAGCAAGGAGCTCCAGAGGACAGGGAG GCTCTTTGGGGGTTTGGTGCAGGATATAAGAAGGAAGGCCCCCTGGTACCTGAGTGACTTTCTGGATGCCCTGGATGCCCAGAGCCTTTCTGCTATACTCTACATTTATCTGGCCACCATCGCCAATGCTATCACCTTTGGTGGACTACTGGGGGATGCCACTGACAATACCCAG GGTGTGCTGGAGAGCTTCCTGGGCACTGCTGTGGCGGGGTCCATATTCTGCCTCTTTGCAGGACAGCCTCTCACCATTCTCAGTAGCACAGGGCCTGTTCTTGTCTTTGAGAGGATACTTTTTGCTTTTAGCAG GGATCATGGCCTAGACTACCTGCCCTTCCGAATGTGGGTGGGGATCTGGGTGGCCATCTTCTGCCTAGTGCTGGTGGCCACAGAGGCCAGTGTCCTGGTCCGTTATTTCACCCGCTTCACGGAAGAAGGTTTTTGTGCCCTCATCAGTCTTATTTTCATCTATGACGCCATTGGCAAGATGCTGAGCCTTGCAGAAGTCTATCCTATCTACCGACCCAGCCTCTCTGGAGACCCTGGCTCCAGCCCTCATGGCTGCCTCTGTTATTTCCGAGATATAAAAG GGAACATATCTCTGTGGAAGGGGGAAAGCCCAGAGACCAAGGATGCTGCTTTGGGGATG gACCTAAGCCTTGCTAATGTGTCTCTGCTGTCCCCACCTGAGTGTGCCCTTCAGGGAGGCGAATCAAGAGGTTTTGGCTGTCATTTTGTCCCGGATATTGCCTTCTTTTCCCTCATACTTTTTTTTGCCACCTTCCTCTGTGCCACCATCCTCAAGCACTTCAAATCCAGCCATTTCTTCCCCTCCAGG GTACGGAAGGTTATCAGTGACTTCTCCATGGTCCTGGCCATCCTGCTAGGTTGTGGACTGGATGCTTCCCTTGGCCTCAGCACACCCAAGCTCATAGTGCCCAACGAATTTAAG CCCACTCATCCTGATCGGAAGTGGCTAGTGCCATTGTTTGGAGCCAATCCTTGGTGGTTGTGCCTGGCTACAGCTCTGCCAGCCCTTCTGCTGTCTATCCTTGTTTTCATGGACCAGCAGATTACTGCTGTTATCCTCAACCGAAAGGAGTACCAGCTTCAG AAAGGTGCAGGATTTCACTTAGACCTGTTCTGGGTGGCCATGCTGATGTTGCTGACCTCAGCCTTTGGGCTGCCCTGGTATGTCTCTACCACTGTCATCTCACTGGCCCACATGGATAGTCTCCGTCGGGAGAGTGCAACCTGTGCTCCTGGGGAGCTGCCCCGTTTCCTGGGCATCAG GGAGCAGAGGCTCACAGGCCTAGTTGTCTTCATCCTCACTGGTGCCTCCATCTTTCTGGCCCCTGGGCTCAAG tttatccccatgcCTGTGCTCTATGGCACCTTCTTTTATATGGGAATTGCAGCACTGAGCAGCACCCAG TTCTCAGAACGTATGAAGCTGCTTCTGATGCCAGCAAAACACCAGCCAGACCTATTGTTTCTGAGACATGTACGTCTCAGCCGAATCCACCTCTTCACAACAGTACAGCTGGTCTGCTTGGGTCTACTCTGGGCAGTCAAGTCTACAGCAGCTGCTATTGTGTTCCCTCTCATG CTGCTGGGCCTCGTGGGGATCCGGAAAGCCTTGGAATGGGTCTTCTCACCACAGGAGTTAAGCTGGCTAGATGATCCAGTGCCAGaggaaaatgcaaagaaagtACAGCAAGAGAAG CCTGAGTTGATGCATCAGCTGAGGACTCCAGAAATTAACATCTCTGTGAATTAg